The Lepeophtheirus salmonis chromosome 13, UVic_Lsal_1.4, whole genome shotgun sequence genome segment ACACACAATCgcgatataatttataacactAATAACCgtctttataatatttgatatcttATCATAGTTTTACTTACCTAAACTAATCACTGGTTAGATTAGAGTCCAATAACTAATAGTAGTAAGTACACTTGCTCACTTGTTTGTAGGTGGGCCGATTTTACAGCACTACTAAGGAGTCAAATGGGTAAACCGGTACAATACAATAATCATACACGTATAGAAACGTTTTGCACAGTCCCAGATATGAGACTACACTTACTAAACTTATTGCACTAAAATAGAAATTGCTGCACCGACCATTTGTTTACATTCagtttgtttcttctcagttaTCGTGCatgttttgatcaaaaattattttattactatattttataaaattataagacataAGTCATAAATTCACATTGTCTTTTCTTGTACCTTAacgtaaatattttcataacatagaaaattaataaataataatacataagaaaagGAAATGACACCTTATTATCCAAATaccaattccagaaaaataaCTCAATTCTCAGATTGCAATTAATAGTTCCATCAATAATAGCTTATGATATGCATATCttaatagatattaataatttgtcaGTAAGGAAATGCCTGTCAACTTGacaataatcttttttctttctcatctATGAAGTGAACCcttgttatatatattgttctATGGATATtactatttacaattattttcgaataataaaataaaattaacttaggCGGTCGTGTTAGTTGTTACACTTTCGTAAATCCAAATGTGTATACTTGTGAGATAGTGAGCAAGCAGTTGCACGAGTTCAAAGCATCGCATTATATCAATGTCCTTTACAAacgacaatttatttatataagataaatatacaaaataattaaaatatattacaaaaaaaaaaaaaaaaaaaaaaaaaaaaggaaccttGATCATTATAATTTCGacatatattgataaagtaTTGATGACGGATAGTAGGTTGGTTTGACTTTGGAGAAGTACACGTTTTATGTATTGAATGacctttatattaataaaggtaaAGATAAAGAGCTCTTGGGAAAATGCGTGTTATATTTAGATGAATTTAATGAGACAAGTGATAGAAATCCAGAGGGGGAAGCGTGTGGAGCATCATTGAATTATCTGGGAGGATGATACATCATCATTGGCGGCTGGGGAGTAATTCCAGGAGCAGGAGCCGCAGTTGAAGCAGCTGCAGTAGGCGCTGCAGGAGGAGGAGGGGGTCTCATTCCAGGGGGCATGGCCATGGGGGGCATTCCTGGTGGTCTCATCATCAAGTTAGGAGGGGGAATGCCGGGTCTGAGGCCTGGAGGGGGAATCCCGGGTGGAGGAATGGCTCCTCCTGGATTGGGTGGTGGAATAGCAACACCAGGGAGTTTCCCAGCCTTAAAGGCAGCAGTGGTTGCATCGATGAGACTCTGAGCCTGCTCCTCCATCCATTTCTGATAATAAAACTTCACGTTCTCCTTGTGCTTACGTCCAGAACAGTGCGTTTTCCGAACGGATGGGGAGTCGTGCGTCAAGTAGGTATCACAATAGTCACAAAAGTACTTGGGCATCCTCAAACCGCAAGAATCAAGCCACTGTCCCGTCTCACTATAACCTATTTAATCGTACCGACACTTTCTTGAGTCGTTTGTcaataattctattattaatggATTGAATCAGCTAGTTTGTGTTACTGCACTAGTGATGCTACGGTTCAATTATGCACTCCAACAAGCCATTCATATAGAGTTCGAACTTActtctatttttaagatttactAGCTATCACGTTTGCAAAGTAATGCATTACTAAATGTGAAATGgcttttattctataattctACGTCCATTGGATTCCTATagtggaaataaaattattagaataatatatgtatatataaaagatataaaaattaaatgtatccatgaagtatcatttaatttttttactatataatattaaagtaatgaatttaaaatggaTCATATAGTGTAGCTAGCTATGTATATAGATACGAAACAGGCTGTAATTGGCTGGTTAAGAAAACTAGAAAAAAGATATAGAGCGAGCTGTTACAGTTGAGAGAAAATGAAGAGACGCCtccctttttcttctcttttccactagcttttttttttttttgcgagaTGTGTTGAATGCCTTCTCCGCGTGTTTTTGTGTTCTTGTGCCTGaatctttcttcctttttcttttttcttttctttccccTGAACATGGTGCTAGCAAGTAGAAACTAGCGGTAGGTGCTCCTGGTTGGTGGAAGTAAgagctgctgctgctgctgttgTTGGTGCTGTGTACATGAAAAGGAATGTGGAGCTTGGCTGAATTGTAATTCTACACATACTAAAGGGGTCCGCATCTACTAGATAGAGATTAGCAATTGGAATTGGTGATTACTCATTAGAAAAGACTCAGGAATCCTGGATTGCTAGTAGAGGTGGTCTGTGGAAGTGCTTATCGTGGTTGTAAAGAGTGAGTCTAGACTAGAGGCCCTGAAGCTGATTGCTGTGTGTTGAATGGCGGAAGATCCGGATCAggtaaatgtataataaatacgtGAGTGAGTGTTAGGCGGGTCGGGTCAGTATTTGAAGTCATGTCGTCGTTTGTGCCTATGTTTGCGACTCACATTCCCCCGCCGTCTTTTGCTCCTCCCAGAGATGTGCCCACGGGTCCTCCCGTGACTGTCTTTGTGGGAAACATCACGGAAAGGGCCCAGGATGCCATGATTCGACATTTGCTCACCACCTGTGGCCCCGTTCTCTCGTGGAAGCGCGTTCAGGGTGCAACGGGGAAGCCCCAAGCCTTTGGGTTCTGCGAGTATGGGAATCCGGACGCGGGTCTGAGGGCCATCAGGATACTGCACAACTGGGTGATTGGAGAAAAGACTCTGGTCGTGAAAGTGGACGCGAAGACGAAGGAGATCCTGGATGAATATAAGGCCCAGCGAGCGCGGCGCGTGTTCGGGAAGGAGTCTATCGAGTTGGACAAGGAGGAGGAGTACATGGACGAGAGTATGTACCGGGAAGATGCCATCACCAAGGAGCGCATTTCCGCCATCCTCCACGACCACTGCAAGGAAATGAACGCTTTCATCCCCAAAGGGGATAACAAAGACGACAGACCCAAAATCATCAACCAAACGGGGCCTAAGGAGTCCCTGGCAGATGTGGAAATGGAGGACGGGAAAAGAGACATTATTCATCGGGAAATTGACAAGTTTCGAGAAACAATGAAAATCCGAGAAGCTGAaaaggaggaagaaaaaaagaaaagggaagagGAAACGGCGAAGTCCAATGGCTCCTCATCCAGAAGAAGATCCCCTCCTCCAGAGAgggaaagagagaaagagagtaGGGAGAGGCGTCGTGAGTGTACACGAGAGAGATCTGCGGGACGAAGAAGTGTTCGAAAATCTGTAACACGCTCTCGCTCACGTTCTTTCTCACCACGACGGCGGGATTCGCGATCTTCGAGACGCTCCAGAAGGCCAACAAGATCACGTTCGAGATCGAGGTCACGTAGGAGAGATCGATCCACTCCTCCGAGAAAATCACAATATGAATTATGGAAAGAGCGGGAGATAGAAGAAGAAGCAAAAGAGCGGAAAAAGGCAGAGAGAAAGGCTCGAGAAAAGGAAGCTAATTACCAGGAACGACTTAGAAAGTGGGAAAATAGGGAGTCCAAAATGTCCAAAGAGTTTGATAAAGAGAAAATGCGTGAAATGAAGCGACTTGAAGAAATTGAAAGAGAAGCCAAACGTCTAAAAGAATTTCTTGAGGATTATGACGACGAAAGGGACGATGATAAGTATTATCGGGGAAGAGAGTTAGATAGAAGACTGGttgagagagaaagagaggcAGCGAAAGATGCTGAAGATCGTGCTCGTGAAAAGGAGGAAATTGAAGACCTGAAAAATCAAATAGTTGATGAAGGTTATCAAGGTATTGATCAAAATGTCGAACTTAAACGTCGTATGGAAGAAAGAGAAAGGAGGCACAATGGTGGCTCATTTCATCCTCATCCTCCTGTCTCCTACATA includes the following:
- the LOC121127890 gene encoding uncharacterized protein yields the protein MPKYFCDYCDTYLTHDSPSVRKTHCSGRKHKENVKFYYQKWMEEQAQSLIDATTAAFKAGKLPGVAIPPPNPGGAIPPPGIPPPGLRPGIPPPNLMMRPPGMPPMAMPPGMRPPPPPAAPTAAASTAAPAPGITPQPPMMMYHPPR
- the LOC121127886 gene encoding RNA-binding protein 25 produces the protein MSSFVPMFATHIPPPSFAPPRDVPTGPPVTVFVGNITERAQDAMIRHLLTTCGPVLSWKRVQGATGKPQAFGFCEYGNPDAGLRAIRILHNWVIGEKTLVVKVDAKTKEILDEYKAQRARRVFGKESIELDKEEEYMDESMYREDAITKERISAILHDHCKEMNAFIPKGDNKDDRPKIINQTGPKESLADVEMEDGKRDIIHREIDKFRETMKIREAEKEEEKKKREEETAKSNGSSSRRRSPPPEREREKESRERRRECTRERSAGRRSVRKSVTRSRSRSFSPRRRDSRSSRRSRRPTRSRSRSRSRRRDRSTPPRKSQYELWKEREIEEEAKERKKAERKAREKEANYQERLRKWENRESKMSKEFDKEKMREMKRLEEIEREAKRLKEFLEDYDDERDDDKYYRGRELDRRLVEREREAAKDAEDRAREKEEIEDLKNQIVDEGYQGIDQNVELKRRMEERERRHNGGSFHPHPPVSYIPPIVHIDDEPVIIPAPPDQQAVDNIAVEGGMSPDMSPPVYKLDDNISSMPISDVISPVSMPPNVVPAIHIPVQPQTGFQPVPLAKPSLIPSGANTESGSSIESGQKKQIDVRDVFNQDDDDVASGQKKGRKSLPPISKKEDTPQQQGGKASSEDKRKHIKSLIEKIPTDRAALFAYKVDWDMVDNQLMEKRIRPWVNKKIAEYIGEPEPTLTDFICSKVLAGSSPKAVLEDVQMVLDEEAEVFVVKMWRLLIYEIENKKYKATTASGGDR